TGCTTCCCCTGATTGGAAGCAGGCAAAACTTAGTGTGGCTTTATTCTGATCTTACTCGTTCAAAAAGAAGAAGAAAAAGAATCCTGCTGCTTGCGCTCTCGGAATTCCCACTGCACTTCCGATCAAGGAACCATTTTTTCGTACGTCACCATTACTATCAATGCGTCCGATCAGACTTCCGTTCTTACGTACATCTCCACTGGAATCGATCGAACCCACTAGTGATCCGTTCATCCGGATATCTCCGCTGGAGTCGATTCTACCGATCAGGCTTCCGTTTTTCCGAACATCCCCGCCGGATTCAAATCTTCCCACGAGAGAGCCGTTCAACCTTACATCTCCGTTGGAGTCGATACTGCCAATAAGAGAGCCGTTCTTTCTTAGATCACCTGCCTGCAAGGAGCCCAAGCCAGCGCTTAAAAAGAGGGCCACAACTATGAGTTTCAAAATTGATTTCATTTATGTATCTCCGTTCTTATATTCAAAGTTAACAAGTATACGGACATTTTTTGAGGAATATTATATGTTTCTTTCTCTGCTCTGCTTCCGATCCATTGATTAAAATGTAGTGTTCATTCCATTTGCAGAAGCTTGAGTTTTTTAGATCGGAACGTTATACACTATTCTATATCCTCGTCGGATTCTAATTCCAATTCGCATAATTGAGAATAATGCCCTGGCTTAATTTCCTTTCTGTCTCTTATGATTCCCGAGATTGGAATAAAGAAACTTGATCTTAGTCCGTACAATCTTCCATAAACTCCATCTCCTTTTTTATAAGAAGCTCTCGAATCTATTCGAAATCGTAAGATCCTCTTTCCGATGATCTGCACTGCGGCCAAGAATACTTGGTCTGAATCGAATAACTCCAGATAAAATTTAGGAAGAAGTCTAAATGTATTTTTTAAAAAAGACGTTTTGGTCATATAAGCGCATTCTATTGTAAAGGCCGGACAAATAGGTATCATCCTTCTTAAAATCCCGTGTTTTCGGTTACGATTCCGTAAAAAGAAACGCCTGAAAAATTCCTTCTCAAATGATACGTATTTTTGATTGTCTCGGAATTTCCCGAAAGAAAGAATGTCCGGCATGAATCCAAGTACGAAAAAACTCCAAACCAAATTAGCGGTGATTCATCTTTTGCAGGAAAACAAAAGAATGAGTTTGGAGGATCTTTCCAAGTATTCCGGTATTGATGATATAAAAGATCTTAAAAAAGAACTCGGAAAATTGTACATGGTGGGTTCTTATCCTTATACTCCTGACCAATTTGTGGAATTGGATTATGATGGAGAAACGATCGGTATTCGTATGCCTTTGAGTCTCGAGCAAGGATTAGTCCTAAGTGTAAAAGAGTGGGCCACGATCCGAAAATTATTTTTGGAAGAAGACGAAAAGGAAACGAGCAGTTCCAGAAAAAAGATTCTGAAATCTATATTAGATAAAATTCATACAATCCTTCCTTCCGCAGGGATCCCGAGCGAAAACGAGTTAAAAAAGGATATTGAGGACTCCATCTCCGAAGGTAAATCCTTACAGATCAAATACCGCGCACAGGGAGAGTCCGAACCGGAATCCAGAAAAGTAGATCCTTGGGCTCTATTAAGTTTTAGAGAAGAATATCTGATTGGATATTGCCATTCCAGAAAGGCACCTAGAACATTTAGATTGGATTCCATTCTTCAATTGAATAGAACCCTGGAAAATGTTGCGGAAATCCCGGACGAAGAAAGAAAGAATGCGATCTCCAAATTAAAGGAATTTGTCCAAGGAGGAGCGGGGGATTCGAATTTCGCAGAGATCTATCATACTGCGGAAGTTTACTTTAATCTACATTCTCGTTTGCATTTAGAAAGAACTTCTAGCAAAAAGCAGATCGGAGGCGTTACTTATTACCTTTCTAAGGCAAGGATCAGAAACCAGGATTGGTTCTTATCTATTTTGAAAGGTTTTGGTCCGAATGTAATTTTGCAAAGTCCTCCTGCTTTAAAAGAAAGAATGATTGCATATTGGGAGACTGTTTCTTCTGATTTGTCCAATTAGGAATCGATTGACTCCTTTCTCTTTACCATTGATTCAGGATATACCTTGCTTTCTCCCGCAAAGATCAACTTAGGATTAGAGATCCCTTACAAAAGGCCTGACGGATTTCATGAGATCCGGAGTGTATTCTTACGTTTGAATTGGGGAGATGATATTCAGATAGAACCTATCTCTCCCGGATCTTTTGAGTTGGTCTCTGATAACCAAATCATTTTGGAAAAGAGACATTTATACGATGAGGTTTCCGAGAAAGGAGACATCCGTAAGAATATTCTTTTCAAAACATTCTCTAAAATCCGTGCTCATTACAGAGAACTTCCAGGTGTAAGGATCCATCTTACTAAAAAAATTCCTCCTGCCGCGGGTCTTGGAGGTGGATCCACAAATGCCGCATCCCTTTTCTCTTTTTATTTCGGTTTGAGTCCTGAGTTTAGTTCGGATCATATTTTCGAACTAGCAGCAGAGATTGGAGCTGACGTTCCATTCTTCTTATCCGAAAATCATTCTTTGGTGTCCGGAAAAGGTGAGGTCTTGAAAGAAATTCAGGTGCATCCTGGTCAGGGAATTCTGGCCTTAACTCCTCAGGTACTCTCGACTGCCGAAATGTACGCAGGTCTCAAAAAGCCTTTACAAGCCGACCCTCCCTCGAAAAGATGGATTTCTCTAGACAATGACGTCGAGTTTTCTTTAAAAGAAGGAAATTGGGCGGCTTTGAGAGGAAAGCTCGTAAACGACTTCGAGCCTCTTGCCTTCCAAAAATTTCCCCAACTAGGGAAATTAAAGGAAAGTTTTTTGGCGAATGGAGCTAGTTATTCCTCCTTAACCGGATCCGGATCTTGTGTCTACGGTTTGGTGCAAGGATTGGAGATACGGGAAGAGCTGTTCGCCAAAATGCAAACGGAATTTCCCGACCTTACGTTTGTAAGCTTTAATTATTAAAGAACGAAACTGGGCCGTCGCCAAGTGGTAAGGCAGCGGTTTTTGGTACCGCCATTTCATAGGTTCGAATCCTATCGGCCCAGCCACTGTTTGATTTCACCGGATTACTGAATGGACGCCAAAAAGGAAGCAGTCGCCGTAGTTTTAGCTGCGGGAAAGGGAACCCGCATGAAGACGGAGCTCCCAAAGGTGGCTGTTCCTTTAAATGGAAAGCCCCTTTTAAACCATGTTATTGATCACCTCAAAGAAGCAGGCATCAATGACATAGTCATAGTTGTAGGCTATAAAAAAGAAGAAGTCCAAGCACTTTGCGCTGGGATCCCTGGAATTCGTTTCGCCGAACAAAAAGAGCAATTAGGCACAGCTCACGCAGTATTAAGCGCCGAAGAATTTGTTAAATCCCATAAAGGTCCTATCCTTGTAGCTTGCGGGGATGTTCCTATGATCACTGGGGACACATTCGGTTCTCTCGTTTCCACTCATGTCCAAAACGGATTCTCCGCTACTCTTCTTTCCGCAAAGGTAGATATTCCTACCGGTTACGGAAGGATCGTTCGTGATTCTTCCGGAGAAGTAACTGCAATCGTTGAAGAAAAAGACGCAGATGCGGAGCAGAAAAAAATAAACGAGATAAACACCGGAACGTATGTTTTCAGTTCCGAAATTCTTTTCGAATCTCTTAGAAAAATAGGAAACAGCAATGCTCAGGGGGAATATTATCTTCCTGATCTAGTTGAGTTGTACAAAAAAGAAGGAAAAAAGTTGGGCGCAGTGATTCTTAAAAACAGCGGAGAAAGCCAAGGTGTGAATTCTCCAGCGGACCTGGAAAACTTAGCGGCAGTTTTAAATGGAGCGGTTGCAAAATGAGCGGCTCTAATATCGCAGTTTTTTCGGGATCTTCCAATCGTACGATCGCAAATGAAATTTGCCAAGAATTAGGAATAGCTCCGGGCAAGATCAATCTTCGTAAATTTTCCGACGGAGAGATCGCGGTTAAGATAGAAGAGAACGTAAGAGGAAGAGACGTATTCATAATCCAATCTACTTCTGCGCCAGCAAACGATAACTTGATGGAATTACTTTTGATCATGGACGCGTTAAGACGTGCTTCTGCAAAAAGTATTTCAGTAGTCGTTCCTTATTATGGTTACGGACGCCAAGATAGAAAAGCGGAACCAAGAGTTCCAATTTCCGCAAGAGTAGTTGCGGATTTGATCGAAACCTTAGGTCCTACAAGAGTGATCGTGATGGATCTTCATGCGGACCAAATCCAAGGTTTTTTCAAAGTGCCTGTGGATAATTTACATTTTAATCCTGTACTGGTAGAATACATCTTAAGCAAGAAATTCGATGATCTAGTCATCGTTTCTCCTGACTCTGGCGGCGCGGAAAGAGCCAGATCCTTCGGTAAAAAAGTGAACGCAACTTTAGCGATCATAGACAAGAGAAGACCGAAGGCAAACGTTTCCGAAGTGATGAATGTGATCGGAGAGATAGAAGGTAAAAATTGTATCCTTCTGGACGATATGATAGACACCGCTGGCACAATCTGTAAGGCGGCTGACGCTCTTTTAAAGAATGGAGCCAAGTCTGTGTATTGTGCCGCTACTCACGGAGTTCTTTCCGGAGAAGCTATCGATCGTTTGAACTCTACACCTTTCACAGAGGTAGTATTGTCTAATACGATCGAGATACCAGAGTCCAAAAAGATCACAAAGTTAAAAACTCTATCCGTAGCTCCGTTATTCGCAGCTGCGATCCAGAGAATATCGACCAATCAATCGGTCAGCGACCTATTTATATAAGAACAAGGGTAAAGACAATGAGCCACAAATTAGCTGTCAAAAAAAGAACTGAAACCGGCAAGAACGTAAACAATCGTCTTCGTGAAGCTGGACAAGTTCCTATTAACATCATCGGAGGCGGGAATGCCGCATCCGGTTCCGTAAACGAGAAAGAACTTGAAAAATTAGTTCATTCCGGGATCCGTCAATCCACTCTAATCGAGTTGGAAGTAGAGGGAGAAGGAATCCAAAAGGTTTTCGTTAAAGAAGTACAACGTTTTCCTGAAATCGACAGAATTCGCCACGTAGACTTCTACAAAGTTGAACCTGGTAAGAAGATCGTTACTAAGATCGGAATTCGCACCGAGGGAACTGCAAAAGGTTCTAAGATGGGTGGTCAGTTCGACCATTTGATCCACGAGATCCGTGTGAAAACTGTTCCTGAGGATCTGATTGAAACTCTGGTTCTAGATGTAACTGATCTAGATGTGGGCGATTTTATCAAAGTTAGTAACTTAAAAGTTCCTGCAAGCTGGGAAATTTTAGTTAACGGAGATCCGATCGTTGCAGCAGTTCTGAAAACCAAAGCTTTACTTGCTCAAGAAAGAGCAGAAGCTAAGGAAGCAGCTGGAGCGAAGCCGGGAGCAAAAGCCGGAGCTAAAAAAGGGAAATAATTTCCCCATCCCGAGATCTAAAAAATTGGAGTACGTTATTGTATGAAGCTAATCGTCGGATTGGGTAATCCCGGAGACAAATACAATAATAACCGAGCAAATATCGGCTTCAAAATTTTAGACGTGATCGCCAATAATATAAACGTTGAGATCAAGACTAAAAAGAAAAAGTCTTTGATCGGGCGCGGCGATTTCGAAGGAGAAGAGGTTGTATTATTAAAACCTCAGACCTTCAGCGATCTATCGGGAGAATCCGTTCTGTACATAGCTTCCTTCCTGAAAATTCAGGTACAGGATATTCTTGTAATTCACGAAGATTTAACCTTACCCTTGGGTAAAATTGTAGTGGATAAGGGAGCTAACGGAAACGAAAACCCCGGGATCAAATCAGTGATCCAATCCTTACGTTCTCCAAATTTTATTCGTATCCGTATTGGGATCGGTAACGACCAATTCGATGGCACTAATTTGGACGGATTTTTGAAAGAAGATTTCCAACCTCTGGAAAACTTAAGTTTGATCCAGATCATCAACGACGCGGAAGCTGCAATTCGCTCCATCAGTTTGGGCGATATAGAAGACGTGATCGAAAAGTACAGACTGTAAAAATCCTTTACTTTTCCGGAAAAAAAGGGACTCTGATTGTGGGAACCTTTTCTGCGGAATCGGTTTCCAAATATTATACCGGTTTACGATTCCGGCGGGTCCAAGACCTGTTTCCTTTAGTCTAATCTACGGGAAGAATGCGGCTCCAAGGAGATGGTGGAGCTTGGGAGTTACACATGAATAACAATAATAAAGGTCTTAGATTACTTATACTTTTTATCTTAGTAATCTTAGGATTAGCACTTCTCGTACCGCAGATCCAAACTGCTCTGGGAAAACCTAGAATATTACCGTTCTCCCAATTTATGAGCATGGTAGAACCGGACGCTTCTTCCAAGCCGAAAGGCAAGTTGGTTAAGACTACGGACTCCAATTTCCCCGGCTGTGACAAATTAGTCATGGAAGGAGATATGATCAAAGGTTGTTACGAACCATTTGAAGAAGGAGCCACGAAAACTCCTGTTCGTTTTGAGACCAGGATCGCTCCTATCGACAAAGAATTTCTTTCTTCTTTAAGAAAAACGAATATTGATCTGGAAGTAGTTCCTTCCGAGAACGGACACGGATTCGGAATGTTGAGTTCTTTTCTTCTGATCGCTGTGATCGGTATTTTCGTATTTTACTTTTTTATTATGCGTCAAGTCCAGTCTACCGGCAACAAGGCTTTTTCTTTCGGAAAATCCAAAGCTAAGATGACTGTGGATCCTAAGGTTAAAGTAAGCTTCGCTGACGTTGCTGGATGTGAAGAAGCCAAAACCGAATTGGTCGAAATTATAGAATTCTTAAAAGACCCTAAGAAATTCCAAGCAATGGGTGCAAGGATCCCAACCGGAGTTCTTTTAGTGGGTCCTCCTGGAACTGGTAAAACTCTACTTGCTCGCGCCGTTGCAGGAGAAGCAGGAGTGCCATTCTTCAGTATCTCTGGTTCCGACTTCGTAGAAATGTTTGTGGGTGTGGGAGCTTCTCGTGTTCGAGATCTATTCGAACAAGGTAAGAAAAATTCTCCATGTATCATCTTCATAGATGAGATCGATGCTGTGGGAAGATTGAGAGGCGCCGGATGGGGCGGCGGTCATGACGAAAGAGAGCAGACCCTGAACCAAATGCTTGTTGAGATGGATGGTTTCGAGAAGAACGAAGGTGTGATCGTAATGGCAGCTACAAACCGTGCTGACGTTTTAGATCCTGCGTTACTCAGACCGGGACGTTTCGACCGCCAAGTGATGGTAGATCTTCCTGACTTAGTAGGAAGAGAACAAATCTTAAAAGTGCATTCTAGAAAAGTTCCTTTAACAAGCGATATCTCTTTGAACTCTATCGCAAGAGGAACCCCTGGATTTACAGGTGCGGACCTTTCTAACTTAATTAATGAGGCAGCTTTACTTGCTGCACGTAAGAATAAAAAACGTGTAACTCAAGAAGAACTGGAAGAAGCACGCGATAAAGTGATGATGGGTCCTGAGCGTAGATCCTTCTTCATTTCCGAAAAGGAAAAGGAAGTAATTGCGTATCATGAAGCAGGTCACGCGATCTTAGGAACCCTTCTGGCTTATACTGAGCCGGTTCATAAGGTAACTATCATTCCAAGAGGAAGAGCGTTAGGTCTGACTCAATCTCTTCCGACGGAAGACAAACATATTCATACTAAAGCGTATTGGTTGGACCAAATCGTAGTTTGCATGGGCGGATTCATCGCGGAAGAGTTTAAGTTCAAAATGACTTCTACCGGCTCCAGCAATGATATCCAGCAAGCTACAAATATCGCAAGAAGAATGGTCTGTGATTGGGGAATGTCCGAAAAACTGGGCACGATCAATTACGGAAGCGGCCATGAAAGTCCTTTCTTAGGAAGGGATATGGGTCAGAGCAACAAAGCTTATAGCGAAGAATTTGCCGCAATGATCGACAAAGAGATCAGAGGGATCGTTCAGACTTGCCTAGATAAAGGAAGGGAACTTGTCCGTAAGAACTCTACCAAGTTCGAAAATCTTGCGAAGGCTCTTCTTGCAAAAGAAACCGTTGCGCATGAGGAATTGATGGCTATCGTTCATCCTTCTCATGAAGAAACTAAAAAGAAAACAGAACGTTCTAACAAAAAGGAGAAGGCGGGACAAATTCCTAATAAGCCCGCGTATTCTACCGGCATAGAATGAAATTCTGGCTTTTTAAAACTGAGCCTGACGTTTTTTCCATAGATACCTTGGCTTCTTCTCCCGGCAAAACAGCGCCATGGGAGGGAGTCAGAGGTTATGGAGCGAGAAATTACCTAAGGGATGAGATCAAAAAAAAGGATCTCATTCTATTCTACCATAGCAGTTGTAAACCTCCCCATGTAGCAGGACTTGCGGAAGTAGTCAAGGAAGGCTACCCGGATCATTTCGCTTTTGATAAGAAACATAAGTATTATGATCCCAAAAGTGATCCACAAAAACCGACCTGGTTCATGGTAGATGTGAAATTTAAGGAAAAATTTTCTCGCCCAATTTCGCTAGAAGAATTAAGATCCCACGGGCAACTAAAAGGAATGGTCCTTTTGCAGCCGGGTGGTAGACTTTCGATCCAACCGGTTAGCGAAGAACATTTTCATTATATTTGTAAATTGGCCGGGGCAAAAGGTCTCCCCGGTTAGGGAGATTTTTGGTGAATATTTTCCGAAAAATTCGGAACTTCAGCTTCATTTTGCTGATACTCATCTTGGGTATAGGCTCACTATATTCTCAGGAAGATGTTCCCGTTTTTCCGATTTCCGGTTCTATGTCCGGAACTCCCATAAATAAATTTACTTTCATCCGAAAGATCCGTCCTGGAGAAGTGAAAACTCCTACTGACTTAGAATCAGGTGACTGGACTAGAATGGATAAGGACAGTGTCTCTTTCAGTTTCACAGACGATCAGTTTTTAATAAAGTTCAAGATACAGGCGCCTCCTAAAGAAGGAACGATCTCCTGGTACTTAGTTTTGAATAATCCCGGGATGGAAAATCTCACAGTTTTCAAAAGAGTCTGGGGACCACAAGGATGGATCTGGTCGGAACTTTCCAGAGATACGAGGATGTCCTACATCCAACCTGCATTTCTGATAGAAACCCCTCCAAACAAACAGGAAGAATTTTTAATCCACGCTTCTACCAGAAGATCCTTGGTATTGAATTTCCAAGCTTGGGCTCCTAAGGAATTCGCAGCTCATATCCAGATGGAGAATCTGTTCTTAGGGATCTTCTTTGGAGCGATCGGGATCATGTTGATATATAACGGGTTTCTCGCCTTTGTGGTGAAGGATTCCAGTTATTTCTTCTACGTTTTTTATCTATTGTTTTATGGACTCTGGCAGATGGCAGTCACAGGTGTCGGGGCTCAATATTTAATCCCGGCTCCGGCAACTTCTTGGAACGATTATCTGACCGGTTTTGCATTTTTATCCGTTGCATTCTCTCTTTTATTCACACGTTCCTTCTTACATATGGAAAGAGAGACCGGCTGGAAGAATTATGCTTTCTTAATATTGGCGGCCTTCGCGATTTTCGGATTCATCGCTTCTTTATTTTCCAGCATTTACGGTCCTATGATTTGGGCAGTTTCCTGGTACCCTTTTTTAGCCGCTGTTTTAGTGATCTATTCCGCTGCGATCCGTTTGAGGAGAGGGTATCGTCCTGCACGTTATTTTCTATTGGCCTGGTCAGTTCTGATCCTTTTTGTTTTAATTACCGCTCTTAGGAACTTGTCCATTATCCAGGATACGGAGCTTACTCATTGGTCCGCACAATTCGGTTCTTTGGTGGAGATGACACTTCTTTCTTTCGCTTTGGCGGATAGGATTAAAACGTTAGAAAAAGATTCTCTACAGGCTCGACTAGAAAATTACGAAAGCCAATTGAAGTTAACAGAAATTGAGCAAGAGCTTAAGATTGCGAGGGAATTGCAAGAGTCCATTCTTCCTGATCGTTTACCTGAAGTAAAAAATCTCAAACTTTCTGTGAGAGGCGAATTTGCGAGTTCCGTAGGCGGGGATTTTTACGATTTTCATCAATTGGACTCAGGTAAATTAGGGATCTTCTTATCGGATGTTTCAGGTCACGGTGTTCCTGCTGCGATCATTTCTTCCATGGTTAAGTTGGCATTCTCTATTGAGTCTAGAAAGAATGAAGATCCTGCGGAAGTTTTAAGAAGTATCAACAGATCTTTGAGTGGCAAGTATGGGAAACATTTTATCACTGCGGCTTATCTTCTGATCGATCCAGAGAACGGAAAGGTAACTTATTCTAATGCGGGGCATCCTCCTATCGTTGCTATAGACAAGGAATCAGGAGAAACCAAGGAAATATTTTTACCTGGTTGGATCATGGGAATGGATCCGAATCTGAAAAACTCTGTGGTCGAATTCCAGATGAAACCTGGAGATCGTTTGATTATTTATACGGATGGGATCACGGAAGCCAGAAGTAAAAACGGAGAAATTTTCGGATTCCAGAGATTTTATAAATTGTTAAGCGAACAAATGCAATCGCCTGGAGAAAAACTGGCAGAGGATCTGTTTTCTACTGTGCGGAGTTTTACGGGGAACAGAAAACATTTCGAAGACGATCTGACTTTTCTCGTCTTAGATTATTTGCCGATCCCCGATGAGAGTGTAATTAAGGAAATTACTTCGAGCTTTTCAAAAAGCTGATCAGTTCGTTGGAAACTTGGATAGGACGTTTTCTGTAGCTCTTTTTGTATTCTTTTTTATATTCTTTATGACAGCTTTTGCAGGATGATTCCAGATTGCCTGAAGCAAGAGCGGTATCTGTGATCTCTTTCCATTTTACTTTTTGTTCGTCTAAGGCCCAATTCGGAACTTCTTTTAAGATCCTTTCGAGTGCGGCCTTATCACCTTTCTTAGCTTTTTTGGAAGCAGGTTTAGTGTAATCTTCCATAAAGTCGTGTAACGTGGTTTCTGTAGTTCCGGATTGCGCATAGGAAGCAGAAACGCCTAGTAAGAATAATAAAACGAAGGAAATATTTTTAAGTGTACGGTTCATCTGAGAAACTCCTCTTTTTCCTCTATTTTTAAGTCTTTATAAGTTTAGGGAAGTTCTTTCTTTTTTTAATCTAAGATTCGATTCCATTCTTGGTCGTAATAACGTACAAGACTCTGGTTGTCTAATCGATTCGGTTCAGTTGGCACTCTGGACATATCTTGCGGGAATTCCGAAATGGATTTGAGTTCAGTTTCATTCAGGAATTTTAATCCTGCCGGAAGGTCTTTTCTGTACCCTCCTAATTTTCCGACACTCCCTAAAATAAATCCCCATTCTCCGAAGGAAGGAACATATACATGTAAGGCCCTGGTATTAAATCCTGATTCCTTAAGAGTAGCTTCTACGCACCAGAAAGACATTCTAGCGAATAGAGGAGAAGTGGACTGTATCTCTACGATCGAAAATTCGTTGAGCCTTCTTTTTAAACTTCTGTAAAATGCGGTACTGTATAATTTTCCAATGGAGAAATTACTCGGATCCGGAAAATCTATCAACACCACGTCGAATACTGAATTCGATTCTTCTAACCATAAAAAAGCGTCTGCGTTTTGCACTTTTACTTTAGGATTTTTTAAACTAAATCCGTTGATCTCCGTGAGAACAGGCTGTTCCGAAAAGATCCGAGTCATCTCCGGGTCCAAGTCCACTAAGGTGATGGATTCTACACTTGGGTATTTTAGGATCTCTCTTACTGCTAAACCGTCTCCTCCTCCTAAAACCAATATTCTTTTTGGGTTTGGATGAGATAGAAGGGCAGGATGTGCCAATGTCTCGTGGTATCTATACTCGTCTCTGGAACTGAATTGTAGATGTCCGTTCAAAAAAAGCCTGAGCTCACTTTTGTATCTGGTCACTATAATCTTTTGAAAATTGGTTTGTTTGGAGTAGATGATCTCGTCTGAAAAAAGATTTTCCTCACTGTAATATGTGATCATTTCGGAAAATGCGAAACCTAATCCTAATAAGGTCAATACAAGAGCCGATTTCGCTCTCAATAAGTTTTTATGTTTCTCGGAAAGTGGAAGAACGAATGTTCCCCATAGTGCCGTTCCAGCGTTGAGTAATCCGAAAAAGAAGGAAGTTCTCACCATTCCCAATTTAGGAGCGAAGAATATCGGAAATGCCAAGGAAGCCAAAAGTGCTCCTGCGTAATCCAAGCTGAGCACTTTGGAAACCATATCACGAAATCCTAATTTATTTTTTAGGATGCGGAGAAGTAAAGGTATCTCCATACCTACAAGGGTTCCTACTGCTACAACGATAGTGAAGAGTGGGATTTGGAAAATTCTAGTTTGTCCAAAACTTAAGAATAGAATTGCAGCACTGAATCCACCTAATAATCCTAACGCGAGTTCCACGTCCAAAAACTTAGGGATCAGATCTTCGATCAGGTATCTGGAAAGCCAACTACCGATCCCCATGGAGAATAAATAAACTCCAATGACTAAAGAGAATTGAGTGACTGTCTCTCCGAGCAAGTAACTCGCCACAGTGCCTGCTAATAGCTCGTATACTAAACCGCAGGAAGAAAGGATTAGGACGGAGATTAATAAGGCTCTCTGCAGTTTATTTTCCCCCTGGGAAATTTCTGGTGAACCAAGCGTAATGAGAACGGTAGATACCAGGGTTTTGTCTGACGGTTTTAGGGACCTGGTTCACTTCTTCGAAATCGGTGCTTGCTCCACCTTTTGTGTATTCCGAAAAAAATCCCAGCCCTAATGAGGCTGCGAATAGAGGATAAACAAGGCCTTTTATAAAATCCCACATAATAAATCCTTAAACTCTTTTGGATTCAAAAGAATAACTTCTGAAGAAAGTATAGATCAAAGGAAGCCATAAGAAGATAGAAAATAAGAAGAATGGAGCGGGGCTCATCACATCTCTGATTACCTTTACATTATAATCGGAACCCCAACCTACAGGAAAGTCGGACTGGCTTTCCAATCTCAGATAATATCTTCCAGGAGGGATTTCCGATAAAGATTTAGAATCCGATTTGGAACCTTCCGACCAAGATTCTCCGTCGTCCACTCCATGATAATAACTAGTTTCGATAGAAGTATCGTAAGCTGTGTCCGTATCTTCGTTAATCAGAGCAGCAGAGAAGAATAGATATTTATTGTCTAATTCGGGAGCTTCGATCTGGATCTCCACATTCTCACTTGGTCCTCCTTTCAGTTCGAACACATCCGTAACGAAAGAATTATCTC
This Leptospira hartskeerlii DNA region includes the following protein-coding sequences:
- a CDS encoding polyamine aminopropyltransferase, translated to MQRALLISVLILSSCGLVYELLAGTVASYLLGETVTQFSLVIGVYLFSMGIGSWLSRYLIEDLIPKFLDVELALGLLGGFSAAILFLSFGQTRIFQIPLFTIVVAVGTLVGMEIPLLLRILKNKLGFRDMVSKVLSLDYAGALLASLAFPIFFAPKLGMVRTSFFFGLLNAGTALWGTFVLPLSEKHKNLLRAKSALVLTLLGLGFAFSEMITYYSEENLFSDEIIYSKQTNFQKIIVTRYKSELRLFLNGHLQFSSRDEYRYHETLAHPALLSHPNPKRILVLGGGDGLAVREILKYPSVESITLVDLDPEMTRIFSEQPVLTEINGFSLKNPKVKVQNADAFLWLEESNSVFDVVLIDFPDPSNFSIGKLYSTAFYRSLKRRLNEFSIVEIQSTSPLFARMSFWCVEATLKESGFNTRALHVYVPSFGEWGFILGSVGKLGGYRKDLPAGLKFLNETELKSISEFPQDMSRVPTEPNRLDNQSLVRYYDQEWNRILD
- a CDS encoding EVE domain-containing protein, with the translated sequence MKFWLFKTEPDVFSIDTLASSPGKTAPWEGVRGYGARNYLRDEIKKKDLILFYHSSCKPPHVAGLAEVVKEGYPDHFAFDKKHKYYDPKSDPQKPTWFMVDVKFKEKFSRPISLEELRSHGQLKGMVLLQPGGRLSIQPVSEEHFHYICKLAGAKGLPG
- a CDS encoding PP2C family protein-serine/threonine phosphatase translates to MLILILGIGSLYSQEDVPVFPISGSMSGTPINKFTFIRKIRPGEVKTPTDLESGDWTRMDKDSVSFSFTDDQFLIKFKIQAPPKEGTISWYLVLNNPGMENLTVFKRVWGPQGWIWSELSRDTRMSYIQPAFLIETPPNKQEEFLIHASTRRSLVLNFQAWAPKEFAAHIQMENLFLGIFFGAIGIMLIYNGFLAFVVKDSSYFFYVFYLLFYGLWQMAVTGVGAQYLIPAPATSWNDYLTGFAFLSVAFSLLFTRSFLHMERETGWKNYAFLILAAFAIFGFIASLFSSIYGPMIWAVSWYPFLAAVLVIYSAAIRLRRGYRPARYFLLAWSVLILFVLITALRNLSIIQDTELTHWSAQFGSLVEMTLLSFALADRIKTLEKDSLQARLENYESQLKLTEIEQELKIARELQESILPDRLPEVKNLKLSVRGEFASSVGGDFYDFHQLDSGKLGIFLSDVSGHGVPAAIISSMVKLAFSIESRKNEDPAEVLRSINRSLSGKYGKHFITAAYLLIDPENGKVTYSNAGHPPIVAIDKESGETKEIFLPGWIMGMDPNLKNSVVEFQMKPGDRLIIYTDGITEARSKNGEIFGFQRFYKLLSEQMQSPGEKLAEDLFSTVRSFTGNRKHFEDDLTFLVLDYLPIPDESVIKEITSSFSKS
- the ftsH gene encoding ATP-dependent zinc metalloprotease FtsH: MNNNNKGLRLLILFILVILGLALLVPQIQTALGKPRILPFSQFMSMVEPDASSKPKGKLVKTTDSNFPGCDKLVMEGDMIKGCYEPFEEGATKTPVRFETRIAPIDKEFLSSLRKTNIDLEVVPSENGHGFGMLSSFLLIAVIGIFVFYFFIMRQVQSTGNKAFSFGKSKAKMTVDPKVKVSFADVAGCEEAKTELVEIIEFLKDPKKFQAMGARIPTGVLLVGPPGTGKTLLARAVAGEAGVPFFSISGSDFVEMFVGVGASRVRDLFEQGKKNSPCIIFIDEIDAVGRLRGAGWGGGHDEREQTLNQMLVEMDGFEKNEGVIVMAATNRADVLDPALLRPGRFDRQVMVDLPDLVGREQILKVHSRKVPLTSDISLNSIARGTPGFTGADLSNLINEAALLAARKNKKRVTQEELEEARDKVMMGPERRSFFISEKEKEVIAYHEAGHAILGTLLAYTEPVHKVTIIPRGRALGLTQSLPTEDKHIHTKAYWLDQIVVCMGGFIAEEFKFKMTSTGSSNDIQQATNIARRMVCDWGMSEKLGTINYGSGHESPFLGRDMGQSNKAYSEEFAAMIDKEIRGIVQTCLDKGRELVRKNSTKFENLAKALLAKETVAHEELMAIVHPSHEETKKKTERSNKKEKAGQIPNKPAYSTGIE